A single Pseudomonas brassicacearum DNA region contains:
- the cmoA gene encoding carboxy-S-adenosyl-L-methionine synthase CmoA, giving the protein MSKDPDRLFAQPLAQVPDFAFNEDVVRVFPDMIKRSVPGYPTIVENLGVLAAQFAQPNSVLYDLGSSLGAVTQALRRHVRTDGCRVIAVDNSAAMVERCRQYLNGQDSMFQELLPVEVIEGDILALAFQPASVVALNFTLQFIAPDQRTALLSRIRQSLLPGGALILSEKLRFNDAEEHALLTDLHVAFKRANGYSELEIAQKRSAIENVMKPDSLEEHRERLLAAGFSKVVPWFQCLNFASLIALP; this is encoded by the coding sequence GTGAGCAAAGACCCCGATCGCCTATTCGCCCAACCCCTGGCCCAAGTGCCGGACTTCGCCTTCAACGAGGACGTGGTGCGGGTGTTTCCGGACATGATCAAGCGTTCGGTGCCGGGTTACCCGACCATCGTCGAAAACCTCGGCGTGCTCGCCGCGCAATTCGCCCAGCCCAATAGCGTGCTCTACGACCTGGGCTCGTCCCTGGGCGCCGTGACCCAGGCCCTGCGCCGCCACGTGCGCACTGACGGTTGCCGGGTGATCGCAGTGGATAACTCGGCGGCCATGGTCGAACGCTGCCGCCAATACCTCAACGGCCAGGACTCGATGTTCCAGGAGCTGCTGCCGGTGGAAGTGATCGAAGGCGACATCCTCGCCCTGGCGTTCCAGCCAGCCTCGGTGGTGGCACTGAACTTCACTCTGCAATTCATCGCGCCGGACCAGCGCACCGCACTGTTGAGCCGCATCCGCCAGTCCTTGCTGCCCGGTGGCGCCCTGATCCTGTCGGAAAAGTTGCGTTTCAACGATGCCGAGGAACACGCCCTGCTCACCGACCTGCACGTGGCGTTCAAGCGCGCCAACGGCTACAGCGAGCTGGAAATTGCCCAGAAGCGCAGCGCCATCGAAAACGTCATGAAGCCCGACAGCCTCGAAGAACACCGCGAACGCCTGCTGGCGGCCGGGTTCTCGAAAGTCGTGCCGTGGTTCCAGTGTCTTAACTTCGCCTCGTTGATTGCCCTGCCATGA
- a CDS encoding lysoplasmalogenase — protein sequence MGWLILALMGAATYLYGLTVHATFLCLLVKPMPVLALLGWLHDAPPSDYRRWISLGLIFSLVGDVLLAWPGDLFVFGLGAFLLAHLAYLKAYLSDCRRPALLPLALALGIGAVLLGILVSNGLGPLLVPVMVYGLAISAMLWRALARLGTGVPKRSAWLAAAGALAFVFSDSLIGINRFVQPFHAAPYLIIVSYWLGQWGITASAFTQKRH from the coding sequence GTGGGCTGGCTGATCCTTGCCCTGATGGGCGCAGCCACCTACCTGTACGGCCTGACCGTGCACGCCACATTCTTGTGTCTGCTGGTCAAGCCCATGCCGGTGCTGGCCCTGCTTGGCTGGCTGCACGATGCACCGCCCAGTGACTATCGGCGCTGGATCAGCCTCGGGCTGATTTTTTCACTGGTGGGTGACGTGTTGCTGGCCTGGCCGGGGGATCTGTTCGTATTCGGCCTTGGCGCATTTCTGCTGGCGCACCTGGCCTACCTGAAAGCCTACCTCAGCGACTGCCGCCGCCCGGCACTGCTGCCATTGGCCCTGGCCTTGGGCATCGGTGCGGTGCTGTTGGGGATCCTGGTGTCGAACGGCCTTGGGCCGTTGCTAGTGCCGGTGATGGTCTATGGCCTGGCCATCAGCGCCATGCTTTGGCGAGCGTTGGCGCGGTTGGGCACCGGCGTGCCGAAACGCTCCGCCTGGCTGGCCGCCGCCGGGGCGCTGGCGTTTGTGTTCTCCGACAGCCTGATCGGCATCAACCGGTTCGTGCAACCCTTCCATGCTGCGCCTTACCTGATCATCGTCAGTTACTGGCTGGGCCAATGGGGGATTACGGCGTCGGCGTTTACCCAAAAGCGGCACTGA
- a CDS encoding protease inhibitor I42 family protein: MSLTRLLVPFSLALLSACAMQPKHNVTVEKLSQCPVRLNNGQNLILSLPSNPTTGYRWAIQDSAGGVLKGLGPEVYRNPEDAGIVGAAGVSTWRFQAFSAGTGRLRLTYQQPWAPEVPPVETFDCAISVK, encoded by the coding sequence ATGTCCCTCACCCGCCTGCTCGTCCCCTTCAGTCTCGCCCTGCTGAGCGCCTGCGCCATGCAACCGAAACACAACGTGACCGTGGAAAAACTGAGCCAGTGCCCGGTGCGGCTCAATAATGGGCAAAACCTGATCCTGAGCCTGCCCAGCAACCCCACCACCGGTTATCGCTGGGCGATCCAGGATTCGGCCGGTGGCGTGTTGAAAGGCCTGGGACCGGAGGTTTATCGCAACCCGGAAGACGCTGGCATCGTCGGCGCCGCGGGTGTCTCGACCTGGCGCTTCCAGGCATTCAGCGCCGGCACCGGACGCTTGCGCCTGACTTACCAACAGCCCTGGGCCCCGGAAGTGCCGCCCGTGGAAACCTTCGACTGCGCCATTTCGGTGAAGTGA
- the lon gene encoding endopeptidase La, with protein sequence MSDQHSTEATNDYADSEHIEHTSSGTGLALPGQNLPDKVYIIPIHNRPFFPAQVLPVIVNEEPWAETLELVAKSDHHSLALFFMDSPQEDPRHFDTSKLPLYGTLVKVHHASREGGKLQFVAQGLTRVRIRTWLKHHRPPYLVEVEYPHQPSEPTDEVKAYGMALINAIKELLPLNPLYSEELKNYLNRFSPNDPSPLTDFAAALTSATGSELQEVLDCVPMLKRMEKVLPMLRKEVEVARLQKEISAEVNNKIGEHQREFFLKEQLKVIQQELGLTKDDRSADIEQFEQRLEGKVLPAQAQKRIEEEMNKLSILETGSPEYAVTRNYLDWATSVPWGVYGQDKLDLKHARKVLDQHHAGLDDIKDRILEFLAVGAYKGEISGSIVLLVGPPGVGKTSVGKSIAESLGRPFYRFSLGGMRDEAEIKGHRRTYIGAQPGKLVQALKDVEVMNPVIMLDEIDKMGQSYQGDPASALLETLDPEQNVEFLDHYLDLRLDLSKVLFICTANTLDSIPGPLLDRMEVIRLSGYITEEKVAIAKRHLWPKQLAKAGVSKGSLSINDSALKALIDGYAREAGVRQLEKQLGKLVRKAVMKLIDDPKAVIKLGPKDLEASLGKPVFRNEQVLSGVGVITGLAWTSMGGATLPIEATRIHTLNRGFKLTGQLGDVMKESAEIAHSYVSSHLKQFGGDPKFFDEAFVHLHVPEGATPKDGPSAGVTMASALLSLARNQPPKKGVAMTGELTLTGHVLPIGGVREKVIAARRQKINELILPEANRGNFEELPDYLKEGVTVHFAKRFADVAKVLF encoded by the coding sequence ATGAGCGACCAGCACTCTACTGAAGCCACGAACGATTACGCCGACTCCGAACACATCGAACACACCTCCTCCGGCACCGGCCTGGCCCTGCCTGGCCAGAATTTGCCAGACAAGGTCTACATCATCCCGATCCACAATCGTCCCTTCTTCCCGGCCCAAGTGTTGCCGGTCATCGTCAATGAAGAACCGTGGGCCGAGACCCTGGAGTTAGTGGCCAAGTCCGACCATCACTCCCTGGCGCTGTTCTTCATGGACTCGCCCCAGGAAGACCCGCGCCATTTCGACACCTCGAAGCTGCCGCTGTACGGCACGCTGGTGAAGGTGCACCACGCCAGCCGGGAAGGCGGCAAACTGCAATTTGTCGCCCAGGGCCTGACCCGTGTGCGTATCCGCACCTGGCTCAAGCACCATCGCCCACCGTACCTGGTGGAAGTCGAATACCCGCACCAGCCGAGCGAACCGACCGACGAGGTCAAGGCCTACGGCATGGCGCTGATCAATGCGATCAAGGAGCTGCTGCCGCTCAATCCGCTGTACAGCGAAGAGCTGAAGAACTACCTCAACCGCTTCAGTCCCAACGACCCTTCGCCGCTGACCGATTTTGCCGCTGCGCTCACCTCCGCCACCGGCAGTGAACTGCAGGAAGTGCTCGACTGCGTGCCCATGCTCAAGCGCATGGAAAAAGTCCTGCCGATGCTGCGCAAGGAAGTCGAAGTGGCGCGGCTGCAGAAAGAGATTTCCGCCGAGGTCAACAACAAGATCGGCGAACATCAGCGCGAGTTCTTTCTCAAGGAGCAGCTCAAGGTCATCCAGCAGGAGCTGGGGCTGACCAAGGACGACCGCAGCGCCGATATCGAACAGTTCGAGCAGCGGCTCGAAGGCAAGGTGCTGCCGGCCCAGGCGCAGAAGCGCATCGAAGAGGAAATGAACAAACTCTCGATCCTGGAAACCGGTTCGCCGGAATATGCCGTTACTCGCAACTACCTGGATTGGGCGACCTCGGTGCCGTGGGGCGTGTACGGCCAGGACAAGCTTGACCTCAAGCACGCGCGCAAGGTGCTCGACCAGCACCACGCCGGCCTGGACGACATCAAGGACCGCATCCTGGAGTTCCTCGCCGTCGGCGCCTACAAAGGCGAGATCAGCGGTTCCATCGTGCTGCTGGTCGGCCCGCCGGGCGTGGGCAAGACCAGCGTCGGCAAATCCATCGCCGAATCCCTGGGGCGGCCGTTCTACCGCTTCAGCCTCGGCGGCATGCGCGACGAAGCCGAGATCAAGGGCCATCGGCGTACCTACATCGGCGCCCAGCCGGGCAAGCTGGTGCAGGCGCTGAAAGATGTCGAAGTGATGAACCCGGTGATCATGCTCGACGAGATCGACAAGATGGGCCAGAGCTACCAGGGCGACCCGGCCTCGGCCTTGCTGGAGACCCTCGACCCGGAGCAGAACGTCGAATTCCTCGACCACTACCTGGACCTGCGCCTGGACCTGTCGAAAGTGCTCTTCATCTGCACCGCCAACACCCTGGACTCGATCCCCGGGCCATTGCTGGACCGGATGGAAGTGATCCGCCTGTCGGGCTACATCACCGAAGAAAAAGTCGCCATTGCCAAGCGCCACCTGTGGCCCAAGCAACTGGCCAAGGCCGGCGTGTCCAAGGGCAGCCTGAGTATCAACGACAGCGCCCTCAAGGCCCTGATCGACGGTTATGCCCGTGAAGCCGGGGTGCGACAGCTGGAGAAACAGCTGGGCAAACTGGTGCGCAAGGCGGTAATGAAGCTGATCGACGACCCCAAGGCCGTGATCAAGCTCGGGCCGAAGGACCTCGAGGCCTCCCTGGGCAAACCGGTGTTTCGCAACGAGCAGGTGTTGTCTGGCGTCGGGGTGATTACCGGCCTGGCCTGGACCAGCATGGGCGGCGCGACCTTGCCGATCGAGGCGACGCGCATCCACACCCTCAATCGCGGCTTCAAGCTGACCGGGCAACTGGGGGACGTGATGAAGGAGTCGGCGGAAATCGCCCACAGCTACGTCAGTTCGCACCTGAAGCAATTTGGCGGCGATCCGAAATTCTTCGACGAGGCCTTCGTTCACCTGCACGTACCCGAAGGCGCCACGCCCAAGGACGGCCCGAGCGCCGGCGTCACCATGGCCAGCGCCTTGCTATCCCTGGCCCGCAACCAGCCGCCGAAAAAAGGCGTGGCCATGACTGGCGAATTGACCCTCACCGGGCACGTCCTGCCGATTGGCGGGGTGCGCGAAAAGGTCATCGCGGCGCGACGGCAGAAAATCAACGAGCTGATCCTGCCGGAAGCCAACCGGGGCAACTTCGAAGAGCTGCCGGACTACCTCAAGGAAGGCGTCACGGTGCACTTTGCCAAGCGGTTTGCGGATGTGGCGAAGGTGTTGTTCTGA
- a CDS encoding MFS transporter, whose amino-acid sequence MTTATCNEAVPTRPTNSTTRVATASFIGTAIEFYDFYVYATAAALVIGPVFFPQTSGTAQMLSSFLTFGIAFLARPLGSALFGHFGDRIGRKSTLVASLLLMGVCTTLIGVLPGYASIGAWAPILLCVLRFGQGLGLGGEWGGAALLATENAPKGKRAWFGMFPQLGPSIGFLAANGLFLTLAMSLDDEQFRAWGWRIPFLLSAVLVIVGLYVRLKLHETPVFANAMARQERVKVPLVELFSQYWAPTLLGAAAMVVCYALFYISTVFSLSYGVSTLGYSRETFLGLLCVAVLFMAAATPLSAWASDRYGRKPVLIVGGVLAIASGFLMEPLLTHGSTGGVALFLCIELFLMGVTFAPMGALLPELFPTHVRYTGASAAYNLGGIVGASAAPFFAQKLVAMGGLSYVGGYVSAAALLSVIAVLCLKETRHNDLNRVA is encoded by the coding sequence ATGACGACCGCTACCTGCAACGAGGCTGTGCCGACCCGGCCGACAAACTCGACCACCCGCGTGGCCACCGCGAGTTTCATCGGCACCGCCATCGAGTTCTACGACTTCTACGTCTACGCCACGGCTGCGGCCCTGGTGATCGGGCCGGTGTTCTTCCCGCAAACCTCAGGCACGGCACAGATGCTGTCGTCCTTCCTGACGTTCGGCATCGCCTTCCTTGCCCGTCCGCTGGGCTCTGCGCTGTTCGGCCATTTCGGCGACCGGATCGGGCGCAAGTCGACGCTGGTGGCGTCCCTGCTGCTGATGGGCGTGTGCACCACCCTCATCGGCGTGCTGCCCGGCTACGCCAGCATCGGCGCCTGGGCGCCGATCCTGCTGTGCGTGCTGCGCTTCGGCCAGGGCCTGGGGTTGGGCGGTGAATGGGGCGGCGCGGCGCTGCTTGCCACCGAGAACGCGCCTAAAGGCAAACGTGCCTGGTTCGGCATGTTCCCCCAACTGGGGCCCTCTATCGGCTTCCTGGCAGCCAACGGGCTGTTCCTGACCCTGGCCATGAGCCTGGACGATGAGCAATTTCGCGCCTGGGGCTGGCGGATTCCGTTCCTGCTCAGCGCCGTGCTGGTGATCGTTGGTCTCTATGTTCGGCTCAAGCTCCATGAAACCCCGGTGTTCGCCAATGCCATGGCCCGCCAGGAGCGGGTGAAGGTGCCGTTGGTCGAGCTGTTCAGCCAGTACTGGGCGCCAACCTTGCTGGGCGCCGCGGCGATGGTGGTGTGTTACGCGCTGTTCTATATCTCGACGGTGTTCTCCCTGAGCTACGGCGTGTCCACCCTGGGCTACAGCCGCGAGACCTTCCTGGGCCTGCTGTGCGTTGCCGTGCTGTTCATGGCCGCCGCTACGCCCCTGTCGGCCTGGGCCAGCGACCGCTACGGCCGCAAGCCGGTGCTGATCGTCGGCGGTGTGCTGGCAATTGCCTCGGGTTTCCTCATGGAACCGCTGCTGACCCACGGCTCGACCGGCGGCGTGGCGCTGTTCCTGTGCATCGAGCTGTTCCTGATGGGGGTGACCTTCGCTCCCATGGGTGCCTTGCTGCCGGAACTGTTCCCGACCCACGTGCGCTATACCGGCGCCTCGGCGGCTTACAACCTGGGCGGCATCGTCGGCGCCTCGGCCGCGCCGTTCTTCGCCCAGAAATTGGTGGCGATGGGTGGTTTGAGTTATGTCGGGGGCTATGTGTCAGCGGCCGCGCTGCTCAGCGTGATCGCCGTACTGTGCCTGAAAGAAACGCGTCATAACGACTTGAACCGGGTTGCCTGA
- a CDS encoding HlyC/CorC family transporter, whose protein sequence is MDTLPVAPLFAVLVVLILWSALFTAIEAAQQHLLAQRTASRASDKPLATLTFPLASLILCNTLCRTLAVVIGTLLAIFTWLENGPWVAWLGTSAALLVFADYLPRTLATRQPDAVLALGNALLGIPLKILYPLAWLLNGTSQFLLRPFARKASMVQQSDDEMPAPPRSEHEPEHSSGRLHPVSGIHALDNITVNDILVPRSEVDGINLDDPIGEIIEQLRLNRRTRLPVFHSDINQVEAVLNTRQIRHLLADASLTQEALLAASHEPYFVPESTPLQLQLLNFHKQQRRLGMVVDEYGEVLGIVTLEDILEEIVGEFESEHSLDNPHVHPQPDGRLMIDGAASIRELNRTLGWHLPCDGPKTLNGLVTEALETIPESPVCLKIGRYRLEIIETVDNRVSQVLAWHNSSVPAVS, encoded by the coding sequence ATGGATACGTTGCCCGTGGCGCCGCTGTTTGCCGTGCTGGTGGTGCTGATCCTCTGGTCGGCCCTGTTCACCGCCATCGAAGCCGCCCAGCAGCATTTGCTGGCCCAGCGCACAGCCTCGCGCGCCAGTGACAAACCGCTGGCAACGCTGACATTCCCGCTGGCCAGCCTGATCCTGTGCAATACCCTCTGTCGCACCCTGGCCGTGGTCATCGGCACCTTGCTGGCGATTTTTACCTGGCTGGAAAACGGCCCTTGGGTGGCCTGGCTCGGCACCAGCGCCGCCCTGCTGGTGTTCGCCGACTACCTGCCGCGCACCTTGGCCACCCGCCAGCCCGACGCGGTGCTGGCGCTGGGCAACGCCTTGCTTGGCATACCGTTGAAGATCCTCTATCCGCTTGCCTGGCTGTTGAATGGCACCAGCCAGTTCTTGCTGCGTCCATTCGCGCGCAAGGCCAGCATGGTGCAACAGAGCGACGACGAAATGCCCGCGCCACCGCGCAGCGAGCATGAACCTGAGCACAGCAGCGGCCGATTGCACCCGGTTTCCGGCATCCACGCCCTGGACAACATCACCGTCAACGATATCCTCGTGCCCCGCAGCGAGGTCGACGGGATCAATCTCGACGACCCCATCGGCGAAATCATCGAACAACTGCGCCTGAACCGTCGCACCCGCCTGCCGGTGTTCCACAGCGACATCAACCAGGTCGAAGCGGTGCTCAACACGCGCCAGATCCGTCATTTGCTGGCGGATGCGAGCCTGACCCAGGAAGCGCTGCTGGCCGCCTCCCACGAGCCTTACTTCGTCCCCGAAAGCACGCCACTGCAACTGCAACTGCTGAATTTCCACAAGCAGCAGCGGCGCCTGGGCATGGTGGTGGACGAATACGGCGAAGTGCTGGGCATCGTCACCCTGGAAGACATCCTCGAAGAAATCGTCGGCGAATTCGAAAGCGAGCACAGCCTCGACAACCCCCACGTCCATCCCCAACCTGATGGTCGCCTGATGATCGATGGCGCCGCGTCGATCCGCGAGTTGAACAGGACCCTGGGCTGGCATCTGCCTTGCGACGGTCCCAAGACCCTCAACGGGCTGGTGACCGAAGCCCTGGAAACCATCCCCGAAAGCCCGGTGTGCCTGAAGATTGGCCGTTACCGACTGGAAATCATCGAAACCGTGGACAACCGTGTCAGCCAGGTGCTGGCGTGGCATAACAGTTCGGTGCCTGCCGTTTCCTGA
- a CDS encoding inner membrane protein YpjD, producing the protein MLPLSPSLLATLAAACLYAAATLYQGTRLANGAKANKRLLVTLGVLAVLGHAASLYTHLMTPIGLGLDFFNAASLIAVAVIALTLLACSRIPVENLLVLLFPLGLATVLLAQFAPSGTVQIIDEEPGILAHILLSVLAYGLFTIAVFQALLLLVQDHQLKHKHPSGLIRNFPPLQTMESLLFGFLWAGWSLLSLSLISGWLFVENLFAQHLVHKTLLACLAWIVFSVLLWGRNRLGWRGHKAIRWTLAGFCLLMLAYFGSKLVREYILHV; encoded by the coding sequence ATGCTCCCCTTGTCACCCAGCTTGCTTGCCACGCTCGCCGCCGCTTGCCTTTATGCCGCTGCGACCCTCTATCAAGGCACCCGCCTGGCCAACGGCGCCAAGGCGAACAAACGCCTGCTGGTCACGCTTGGCGTGCTGGCGGTGCTCGGCCACGCGGCCAGCCTTTATACCCACCTGATGACGCCGATCGGCCTGGGCCTGGATTTTTTCAACGCCGCCAGCCTGATCGCCGTCGCCGTGATCGCCCTGACGCTGCTGGCCTGCTCGCGCATCCCGGTGGAAAACCTGCTGGTGCTGCTGTTCCCGCTGGGGCTGGCCACGGTGCTGCTGGCGCAGTTCGCGCCGTCGGGCACGGTGCAGATCATCGACGAAGAGCCGGGCATCCTTGCCCACATCCTGCTGTCGGTCCTCGCCTATGGCCTGTTCACCATCGCGGTGTTCCAGGCCTTGCTGCTACTGGTGCAGGACCACCAGCTCAAGCACAAGCACCCGTCCGGGCTGATCCGCAACTTCCCGCCACTGCAAACCATGGAGAGCCTGTTGTTCGGCTTCCTCTGGGCTGGCTGGAGCCTGCTGTCGCTGTCGCTGATCTCCGGCTGGTTGTTCGTCGAGAACCTGTTCGCCCAGCACCTGGTGCACAAGACCCTGCTGGCCTGCCTGGCGTGGATCGTCTTCAGCGTGCTGCTGTGGGGGCGCAACCGCCTCGGCTGGCGCGGCCACAAGGCGATTCGCTGGACCCTGGCCGGTTTCTGCCTGCTGATGCTCGCGTACTTCGGCAGCAAGCTGGTCCGCGAATACATCCTGCATGTGTGA
- the ffh gene encoding signal recognition particle protein, whose amino-acid sequence MFENLTDRLSQTLRHVTGKAKLTEDNIKDTLREVRMALLEADVALPVVKDFVNSVKERAVGTEVSRSLTPGQAFVKIVQAELESLMGAANEDLNLSAVPPAVVLMAGLQGAGKTTTAGKLARFLKERKKKSVMVVSADIYRPAAIKQLETLANDIGVTFFPSDLSQKPVDIAQAAIKEAKLKFIDVVIVDTAGRLHIDEEMMGEIKALHAAINPVETLFVVDAMTGQDAANTAKAFGDALPLTGVILTKVDGDARGGAALSVRAITGKPIKFIGMGEKSEALEPFHPERIASRILGMGDVLSLIEQAEQTLDKDKADKLAKKLKKGKGFDLEDFRDQLQQMKNMGGLGGLMDKLPNIGGVNLAQMGNAQGAAEKQFKQMEAIINSMTPAERRDPELISGSRKRRIAMGSGTQVQDIGRLIKQHKQMQKMMKKFSAKGGMAKMMRGMGGMLPGGGMPKM is encoded by the coding sequence ATGTTTGAAAACCTAACCGACCGTCTCTCGCAGACGCTGCGCCATGTCACCGGCAAGGCGAAACTGACCGAGGACAACATCAAAGACACCCTGCGCGAAGTGCGCATGGCGTTGCTCGAAGCCGACGTCGCCCTGCCGGTGGTCAAGGACTTCGTCAATTCGGTCAAGGAACGTGCCGTCGGCACCGAGGTGTCGCGCAGCCTGACACCGGGCCAGGCGTTCGTGAAGATCGTCCAGGCTGAACTCGAAAGCCTGATGGGCGCCGCCAACGAAGACCTGAACCTGAGCGCCGTACCGCCAGCTGTGGTGCTGATGGCTGGTCTGCAAGGCGCGGGCAAGACCACGACGGCCGGCAAGCTGGCGCGCTTCCTTAAAGAGCGCAAGAAAAAGTCGGTGATGGTGGTCTCGGCGGACATCTACCGTCCGGCGGCTATCAAGCAACTGGAAACCCTGGCCAACGACATCGGCGTGACGTTCTTCCCGTCCGACCTGAGCCAGAAGCCGGTGGACATCGCCCAAGCGGCTATTAAAGAAGCAAAACTGAAATTCATCGACGTGGTCATCGTCGATACCGCCGGTCGCCTGCACATCGATGAAGAGATGATGGGCGAGATCAAGGCGCTGCATGCCGCGATCAACCCGGTGGAAACCCTGTTCGTGGTCGATGCCATGACCGGCCAGGACGCGGCCAACACCGCCAAGGCGTTCGGTGATGCACTGCCGCTGACCGGCGTGATCCTGACCAAGGTCGACGGTGACGCCCGTGGCGGTGCCGCGCTGTCGGTACGCGCCATCACCGGCAAACCGATCAAGTTCATCGGTATGGGCGAGAAGAGCGAAGCGCTCGAGCCGTTCCACCCCGAGCGTATCGCTTCGCGCATCCTCGGCATGGGCGACGTGCTCAGCCTGATCGAGCAGGCCGAACAGACCCTCGACAAGGACAAGGCCGACAAACTGGCCAAGAAGCTGAAGAAGGGCAAGGGCTTCGACCTCGAAGACTTCCGCGACCAGCTGCAACAGATGAAAAACATGGGCGGCCTGGGCGGCCTCATGGACAAGCTGCCGAACATCGGTGGTGTGAACCTGGCGCAGATGGGCAATGCCCAGGGCGCGGCTGAAAAGCAATTCAAGCAGATGGAAGCCATCATCAACTCCATGACTCCGGCCGAGCGCCGCGACCCTGAGCTGATCAGCGGTTCGCGCAAACGCCGCATCGCCATGGGTTCCGGCACCCAGGTGCAGGACATCGGTCGCTTGATCAAGCAGCACAAGCAGATGCAGAAGATGATGAAGAAATTCTCCGCCAAGGGCGGGATGGCCAAGATGATGCGCGGCATGGGCGGTATGTTGCCCGGCGGCGGCATGCCGAAAATGTAA
- the rpsP gene encoding 30S ribosomal protein S16, which yields MLTIRLALGGSKKRPFYHLTVTDSRNPRDGSHKEQVGFFNPVARGQEVRLSVNQERVAYWLSVGAQPSERVAQLLKESAKAAA from the coding sequence ATGCTAACAATCCGTCTTGCCCTTGGCGGCTCCAAAAAGCGCCCGTTTTACCACCTGACCGTAACCGACAGCCGCAACCCGCGTGACGGTTCCCACAAGGAGCAGGTTGGTTTCTTCAACCCTGTTGCCCGTGGTCAGGAAGTTCGTCTGTCCGTGAACCAAGAGCGCGTAGCCTACTGGCTGAGCGTTGGTGCACAACCTTCTGAGCGCGTTGCTCAGTTGTTGAAGGAATCGGCTAAGGCTGCGGCCTGA
- the rimM gene encoding ribosome maturation factor RimM (Essential for efficient processing of 16S rRNA), with translation MNATPKDADDLIVVGKIYSVHGVRGEVKVYSFTDPIKNLLDYKTWTLKREGSVKQVELVSGRGNDKFLVAKLKGLDDREEARLLAGYEICVPRNLFPELTDGEYYWYQLVGLKVIDHLGQLLGKIDHLLETGSNDVMVVKPCVGSLDDRERLLPYTEQCVLAVDLAAGEMKVEWDADF, from the coding sequence ATGAACGCGACGCCAAAAGATGCTGATGATTTGATCGTTGTCGGCAAGATCTATTCTGTACATGGCGTTCGCGGCGAAGTGAAGGTGTATTCCTTTACTGATCCGATCAAGAACCTGTTGGACTACAAAACCTGGACGCTCAAGCGCGAAGGTAGCGTGAAACAGGTGGAGCTGGTCAGCGGACGTGGGAACGACAAGTTCCTGGTCGCAAAGCTCAAGGGTCTCGATGATCGTGAAGAAGCGCGTCTTCTGGCCGGTTATGAGATCTGCGTGCCGCGCAACCTGTTCCCTGAACTGACCGACGGCGAGTACTACTGGTACCAGCTGGTGGGTCTGAAGGTCATCGACCACCTCGGGCAATTGCTCGGGAAAATCGATCACCTGCTCGAGACCGGTTCGAACGATGTCATGGTGGTCAAGCCTTGCGTCGGCAGCCTGGATGATCGCGAACGCCTGTTGCCCTATACCGAGCAATGCGTGTTGGCCGTCGACCTTGCGGCAGGCGAGATGAAGGTGGAATGGGATGCGGATTTCTAA
- the trmD gene encoding tRNA (guanosine(37)-N1)-methyltransferase TrmD, whose amino-acid sequence MGCGFLNVANLRVEVITLFPEMFSAISEYGITSRAVKQELLQLTCWNPRDYTTDRHHTVDDRPFGGGPGMVMKIKPLEDALVQARTAAGEGAKVIYLSPQGRQLTQSAVRELANSDALILIAGRYEGIDERFIEAHVDEEWSIGDYVLSGGELPAMVLIDAVTRLLPGALGHADSAEEDSFTDGLLDCPHYTRPEVYADQRVPDVLLSGNHAHIRRWRLQQSLGRTYERRADLLESRSLSGEEKKLLEEYIRERDDS is encoded by the coding sequence ATGGGATGCGGATTTCTAAACGTGGCTAACTTGCGCGTTGAAGTCATCACATTGTTTCCCGAGATGTTTTCCGCCATCAGCGAGTACGGCATAACCAGCCGCGCGGTGAAACAGGAGCTGTTGCAGCTCACCTGTTGGAATCCGCGGGACTACACCACGGATCGACATCACACTGTGGACGATCGCCCGTTTGGTGGTGGTCCGGGCATGGTGATGAAGATCAAGCCCCTGGAAGATGCGCTGGTTCAGGCCAGGACGGCAGCCGGGGAGGGTGCGAAGGTGATCTACCTGTCGCCCCAAGGCCGCCAGCTGACTCAGTCGGCGGTACGCGAGCTGGCGAATTCGGATGCATTGATCCTGATTGCCGGCCGTTATGAAGGCATTGACGAGCGTTTCATTGAAGCTCATGTCGATGAAGAGTGGTCGATTGGCGACTATGTACTGTCTGGCGGCGAGCTGCCGGCGATGGTCCTGATCGATGCGGTTACACGACTGCTGCCTGGAGCTTTAGGGCATGCAGATTCCGCTGAGGAAGATTCCTTTACGGATGGTCTGCTGGATTGCCCGCACTACACCCGACCGGAGGTGTATGCGGATCAGCGTGTTCCCGACGTGTTGCTAAGTGGCAACCACGCGCACATCCGGCGTTGGCGTTTACAGCAGTCCCTTGGTCGGACCTATGAACGACGCGCCGATCTTCTGGAAAGCCGCTCGCTTTCTGGAGAAGAGAAGAAGCTGCTCGAGGAATACATCCGCGAGCGGGACGATAGTTAA